One Osmerus mordax isolate fOsmMor3 chromosome 16, fOsmMor3.pri, whole genome shotgun sequence genomic window carries:
- the zgc:92591 gene encoding histone H2B: MMSNDVTKKKGKVSGEKKTTKRKAKRRETYAVYIYKVLKQVHPDTGISSRAMSIMNSFVNDVFERIATEASRLTQYNKRSTITSREVQTAVRLLLPGELAKHAVSEGTKAVTKYTSSK, translated from the exons ATGATGAGTAATGATGTTAccaaaaagaaaggaaaagtaTCAGGCGAGAAAAAGACGACGAAAAGAAAGGCCAAAAGAAGAGAAACTTACGCGGTGTACATCTACAAAGTATTGAAACAG GTTCATCCTGATACGGGCATCTCTAGTAGAGCGATGAGCATCATGAACTCGTTCGTCAACGACGTTTTCGAGCGAATTGCCACAGAAGCATCCCGTCTGACCCAGTACAACAAACGGTCCACCATCACCAGCCGTGAGGTTCAGACCGCTGTCCGACTGCTGCTACCTGGAGAGCTCGCAAAGCATGCTGTGTCTGAAGGAACCAAAGCTGTCACTAAGTACACTAGCTCAAAATAA